DNA sequence from the Pseudophryne corroboree isolate aPseCor3 chromosome 6, aPseCor3.hap2, whole genome shotgun sequence genome:
TAAAAGACTTGTGTTGACAAGCAGTGCCAGCCCACCCTCCTACATGTGTCACTGTATGCTCCAAGGTGACACACATAGGAGACTGTTAGCAAGGTATAAAACGACAGCGGTATATAAACGAACCAGAAGATGAGTTATGTACTCTTGCTTGCCAGGTGGGTGATAGACTGAAAACTGGTCAACCAATCTTGTGTAACAGGAGAATCCTTTTCACAATCTGAGGACAGTTAAAGAAGGGCAAACCTGTATGTCAGTCTGCATTGGTCCTCACCCTAGCTAAGAGATGTTTCCCTTGAGCTTTGTCTTATACTAGGGGATGCtaagaggtatattcaattagtgtcggaatttCCAACAGAGCAGAAAGATGGCAATATTCAACTAAGAGTCGTTTTTCCGCCCGCCCTGTCGAAAATTCCGCCAAGTCGAAAAACACATGGCTGAGCGGAATCTCTGCTCAACCATGTGTTTTCGACCCCGCCACAGTCGAAATCAGGTCCGTTTTCGGCCATCCATTTTTGCCCATAAGAGAGGGCGGAAACGAATGGTCGGAATTAGAGGGGGAAACGTCCCgcattgaatactgaagtgtcggatcctcactgtcggagaggatccgacactattTGAATGTTGCCCTAAGTCTTCAATAAAACTATGAAAACTAGGCATACTTGTAGGTCACACATTCAGTTACTGATAAGAAAGGCTAGTACTGTATATTTACAACTgtggcaaaacaaaaacaaatgtattCATTATATATAAAAGATTAGCTATATTAATTCATTTTATGCCTTAAAATATAGGCCTATCTTGAATCTCCTGTGCAATGATTAAACAGAGGCTATCTTTCCACAGTGCACAGAATGCATAGCTGGTCGTTCTGCATTAGGAACACATCAGTTAGTGTATGCTGGACCAAGTTACAGCACGCTTCAGTACTCACTATTGCCTTCTGTCTCttcctttggatttgcctttgGCTCAAGCTCTGCTCATTGCTTTCAAATCTGTTTAAAAAAAGATACAAGGCATATGTGTATAAAAATCAAAATGTTACATGTATATATTCATGTATTTGCCCTATTGTCAGCACCCACAGAGAAGCCATAAGACATATTATGCATAAAATAAATGTCATGGAAAATGAATAATTTAAAGTCATAACTAAGGTTATTACGCACAACCCGTGGGCAAATCTCATTTGCTGTGACCAGATAATACTAGGCACGCAGCCTAAGCATCAGCACTGTAAGACATTAGGGGAATGACTGACTGACAAGCATTTGGCAGTGTTtcaatgttactgcaagcaaagtaTTCCTAACCCAAAATGTTTTAGTGAAGACCAGGATGTAGAAACCTGGCGCCGCCACCCAAGCATGTACATAATCTGCTAATTGAGGTCTACAAATGGCAATTAATGGCTACAGGTTGCATCCTGTTAGGAAAGAGTAgcaattaatttatatatatatatatatatatatatatatatttatccatacatatataaaaaagagaATGCCTTACTTCCCCTGTACACCTCCAAAAGCTATAGCGCCCACATGTAATTTATCCAGTAATTGAAAACACTATTCTTAAAAATACACTTATAACTTGAACAAAAATTTTGTGGAGTTTACCATCTAATCAACaagccttaagggccctacacacttaaagatttcactgatcgatatgaacgttctcgttcattaatgaacgagaactcgttcctatcgttcagtgtgtagacaccaacgatggacgatgcgcagccccgcgctcattcatcgttggtgccgggtcgcttatgcatgcaagccaatatggacaatctcgtccatattagcatgcagggctatggggccgggtgacggggggggggggggggggggggtgtagaaacttcactcccgccatcaccccccccccccccgccaccgggtcgcccgtcagctgtatcagccgtcgggcagctcggtggcgggtcgccaagtgtgtagggcccattataagGCAGAGAACACATAGGCTATTTTCAAGATTATTTGCTCACTACTGTTAAGTAATGAATTAGTGGCGATAGCCGCAAGGCGACAACGCTCAGCCCGTTTTACTGCCACAAACCACCAACATTGCAGATTGTTCCACACACCCCATAGAAGGTTACAGAAAAACCTGCGATTAACATTATAGGCAGTGATGTGTGCAGCCACAAATTCCATAGAAATATACTAGTACATTGTTTTGTGCCATCAGCCATTCTCTGTGTGTGCTTATTGGCCGTATAAAAGAAAAACAATTACTTGTACATGATGTTCTGGAATAGCCTGCAAACACAGTGCCTCTCAGGGAGAACCTAATAGAGAACCTAGAAGTGAGATACAGCAGCCCAGCTACGACCTCCAGTTATTGGGGGATGTTAAGTCTGTAACTCTGCACCATTGTGCGATACTGTTTAAATATATCATTTTCCATAAACCAAATGTAAACTTGTATGACCCTTAAGACATATGCACCTGTATGTCCTCCGACTGTTGGGTGAGCTGATCATTCTAGCAGTGGTCTGACTTTGAGGATATCCCGGCACCTTGGATATAAGGCTTCTTCGAGAACACGACTTTGTTCTGAGAGGTGACAAGCAGACCTCATCCTCTGGAGAGCTGCATTCACTGTCCTCAAAGACTGAATCATATTCAGGGTTGATACATGTAACATCATCTACTTCCTCTTTCATTGCATTATCTGGAAACCCAAAGTGCTTAGTGAGACTCTCGCGAATTTCATGGTCCTTTAACACTTTGTTGTCATGTGCAATAGACTCTATGGTCTTTTTTTCAGCTTTCCTTTGTTGTACCGGAGCCACAGGGTGCTTCTGTCGCTTTTCAGTGTAGCTTGGCAGGTCCAGAGACTTCAGTACTTTTCTCTGTAACACAGCCTCTGGTTTTCTAACCTGGCAATAATCGTGGTCTCCAAAAGACCGTGAAAATGGCCTCTTAATCCCTTGTGATGGGGCGTTAGACGGGAGAGACTCCGTCCTGCTCAAGTGTGCAAATAATTCAGTCCTCTCTGGCTGTCTCTTGGATAGCTTCTTACTTATAAGATGTTCTTCAGGTGATTCCACTTTAAAAGACGAGCCAATGAAAGAATCCTTATTTACAGTGTTCTGACTAAGCTCAGGTTTGTACAGATCCTCTTCTGCAGGCTTGTAGGGTGGAGTAGTTGGTGGTGTCAGTCCTTacagaaaacaaaataaaaataaaacttacaTGTAAAACCGGGCGGTTCCCCTAattatgtatacatactgtatgtaaccaagTAATCTGCCATCTATACATACTTGCAATATGATGTCCATTTGTTATATTATACCTCAAAAACAATACAAGCCCTACTTAGTATTTTGCCTTTCCTTGTAGCCAGGATCCTGTTGTGAATATGCAACGTGACCGAAACATTAAGTTATACAACATGGTTGATACTAAAGCTAGGGATTAATAGTTGATGATCTGTTACACAGAAAACAACTATTCtaaaacataaaatacaatacCTGCAGTCCCACACAGCTCAACAGTAAGTCCTTGCTCAAAATTCCTTTTCTCAAATGCAGAGCTCCTGCAAAACAAATGCTGGCAGTCAACTCACATCTTTCAGTATAGATTAAAGATGGTCAAACTATATGACTGATGAGAAAATACTGGCCCAAAGTATTATGACATAAACAGGAACAGCACCAATCTCTCTGATCCCTCATTTCTCTGTGTTCTCCTAACACCTACAAGCTGTGCAAGGGCTGAGGAGTGCTGAGTCAGAGATTGTACAGACAAAGAAATGAGAAGGTCTTATGGTGTATGCTCGGTATATAGCAGGACAGTGAGGGGAGAAGCTCATTATCAGTTCCAAGAATAAAACGTTCATTACTAGGTTACCTGCAAAGGTTTTACTACAGTACATATATCATTGCTGCTAAATATCTGACAAATGGCTGCCTCTAGTCCACTATCAGAGAACAATGTGAGCCTTCTGCACAGAAAATTAATGAACGTATAAAAATACTCTACATGAAAGCTATACTCTGCTTCTTGCTCTTCgtttgcatttttattttattttttacaaagaCCTGCACATGCAACCTCTCCCTCACCATCAGTAGTGTATGGGAATAACTTTGCTATGTTACTGTTTAAACTGAGAGATGTGTTGAATAATTCAGCCAGTCAAGGAGCACACGTAATAAATTGAGGCAAGTAATATATTAGACTATCATAAACCACTGGCACAAACATTCAAGTATTTATTAAACGCAAATCTGAAAATGAGCATacgcataaaaatatatatatatatacacaatgaaaTTACTAATTGTAATTACACATCCATACAGATTAATTGGACTAGTCTGCGACAATGCAGTTTAATTCCTCATCCCTGCAGTTGATGAGACTATGggattaattcagacctgatcgctaggctgcgttttcgtacagcctgcaatcaggtatgaactgcgcatgcgtatgcaccgcatcccAGACGGAGATGCTCCCCATTAACTTAAATGGTGAGGATACAAACTGACAGATACTCAGAGATTTACTTATAGGCAGCTACCCAGTCTGCCTGTGCTCTTACAGGTAAATCTGCACTGGTACTGTGTGCACTTCCTTCTCGCTCTGATGGCAGAGAAACAACCTATGGTCACCTCCAGATTGGGTTTGTCTGGCTGGGCTTCCTGTCATTTTGATTCCACAatgtatacccctttcagacatcaggCCCGAGAAATTGCCTGTCTAACATGCCAGGGactcctttcagacataccaactaGGGAggcgtgtagggagcagcgctggagggtaggtagcggtgcgggagggtgtaggtagcggcggggaagggagggtgtaggtagcagtgcaggagggtgtaggtagctgggcaggagggtgtaggtagcggtgcggagggtgtaggtagctgggcgggagggtgtaggtagcggtgcggagggtgtaggtagctgggcgggagggtgtaggtagctgggcgggagggtgtacagtaggtagcggggagggttggtagcggcgcgggagggagggagggagggtgggtgtaagtaccacttactattaggtgggcgccagccatggacacactgaacgcggcggcatttcaaatgaagcgccggccgccagccaaccagagctggcggaccagcagccaatcagggaagcggccgcagcagtcgctcctgattggctgccgcggcagcttccctgattggctgccggtccgccagctctgattggctggcggccggcgccacatttgaaatgccgccgcgttcagcgttcgtctatggctgccgcccgcctaattgtaagtagtattacttacacacactccctcccgcacatgcgcagtgtaatcccgtgaatcccgggattggatgctccaatcccgggattcaaatcccggcatttttgggcccaaatcctgggatcccgccgatcccgatcccgggattggcctccctaataccAACATACCGGCTTGCTGTGCATAAACCCGGGATTTTGATGcatgtctggaaggggtataagtgcgcTTAATACCTTTGTTGGTGGTTTTTAACACCAGCGTTGATTTACCTGCAACAGCTTCAGCGGACAGAGGCTACTCCGTTCAGAGCTAGCTGCCTATAAGCAACTCATGAGCATCTGTCGGTGTGTATCCCCACCAGTTCGCAGCCGTTCTGCTTAATCGCCACAATTACCAGCTGGGAATAGATTTTGCAGTCTCATCACACTTTCCGGCTGAGCTCTCATGCTCTGTGGGTGGGCGCTACGTGCCATCAATACCTGACCTAAATCCATGGAATCCATTTTCTATGCCACACTAATATACGAGTATATTGCCCTCCTGATATGACTGATACCTGTTAAACATTTTGAACCTTATTTAGCATCTACTGTATATTGGGACTCACCTGGACATTTCAGAGACCGACTGTTTACATTTAGGATCaatcccaaacaatacatctctaaCTGCGGGCATAATCAAAGAAGCTATATATTACAAGGATCTACTACCCCATGTAGTATTCTGatataggggttcattccgacttgttcgctcgctgcgttttcacgcagcagaacgaacgggtccctgctgcgcatgcgcaggcccCTTTGTGCGCCTGCACATGCGGCACGGCCgacggccgtggcaggacagcgatcgcctctgcctgattgacaggcagaggcgatcgatgggcgggagggggcgaaacggcggcgtttggccgccgtttcgtaggcgtggtccgactagcgcaggcgtggccggaccgaacggagggcgggccgcagctgctgcgtgacgtcttacgcagccgctgcgggccagggagtgaggagtagctcccggccagctcgctaaagctgcgctggccgggagttactcctgaagtgcaaaggcatcgccgctgtgcaatgcctttgcacttttgtgagggagggccggactgacatgcgccccgtgctgggcgtccccccacatatcAGAAAAGTtgacaaaattttgcacagctacgatcaactcggaatgacccccatagtctcatcGACTGCAGGGATGAAGAATTAATTTACAATATTGCAGTCTAGCCTAATAATCTCTATGCATGTGTAACTACAATTAGAAATTCTATTGTGTATATTTTTATACATGTTTATTTTCCAATTTATGTTTACTAAATACTTGAATGTTTAGGTCAGTGGTTTATAATGGTTCTATTTCTTTTATTAATTGACATGGATAATGCGCTCCATGATTTTCTGAATTACTTAACAACTCTTCCAGTTTTCCTATATTCTTGGCAATAAACATTTGCCACACTTGGAGCTGAATTATTGGGATGCAATTAGTCTTCCGACTCTGTACCATTGTGCGCCTGAAATTTGTAGCGGAATGTTAACTGTTTAGTGTACAGATTGCAAAGTAATGTGCTGTAATCATGTGCTAGACAGTTTCTGCATGTTCACGCACATGCCACTGGGGGGCAGCAAACTGCACAGTACAATATTTGAATGCAAGAGGTACATCATTAGAACACTGATCCAGTGTCTAGTTTACATTGCAAATAAAAGATAAAATTGAACAAAGTTGGTTTAAGCATTCTAATTCATAAGATTACAATGGACCATATATGAAATTTACGAATTGTAGTATGAAAAACTCACGTTTGTTGCAAAGACAATGCAGGGCATCCGGTATTGCCTAAAAgcataaaaaaaaacctttgttaATATGGATTAAGGCAGGATGCCTTCTGTCAATATAGTGTGTAATACTAATCTCAACCACTGGGAGGTGCTAGCATCAACAAATCATATTCCAAggtgcacagtgacagaacagttgGTGTGATGAGGAAAGAGTGCCAGAATACCACTTACATACTGTGTAACAAAGGAGAcatcagtatttaatatataggacTCCACGCAAATGCAGTGAGAAATTTCCATACAGAAATCCTCAATGTTCCTCTTTTTAAAAAGCCCCTTTCTTTCTACTAACCAGTTATTGATGGCTTTACTACGACCTCCTCTAAAAATGTTAAGGGTGCACTGTTCCTGAAAGCAAATTCTTACAGACTGTGCTCTCTAAATTTACCAGTATAACCAAATTATAGACTATTTCGCACATACTCCTCTTCAAAGTAGAGGAAATAGGTGTAGCGGTTCAAAGGCATGCCTGCGCATTTGTATCATTGTGGTTGCACCCTGCAATACAATGAGATTACCTCCATTATACAGTCCTACATGAGTCATACTCTGGATAGCGAAAGTAAGTGGGGGAAGATGTATTTCAGGAACTCATTAAGGTTTAAAATTCTACTTAATTACTAAACCACATTTCCCATGGTGCTCAGCTATCCAATTCTGTAGGATTGCAATGGTGATATACTCTGCCATAGCCACACTGCAGGTCTTACATTATGGGGTAACTGCCCATCAGGATTGTGCATATTTCCTCAGTGTAAGTGTGGAATTAAACCAATTTGATAAAAACATGTATGTCTCGTATCATTTCTCTTACACTACTGACTGATATCCCACTTTGCCCACTATCTCCACATCTGTATGGTCCAAGGGCATTATGATTGACAAAATCAGTCGGCATGTTGGTAAAGGTATCCGGATTATAGATAGTGTCTATAGATCAACATGGTCAAGAGGTCGGCAGTTAAAGATAGGCATGTCGACCATAcggggtcgacctactgactgtctacaTAATTAATGTATATATTTTAGATCACATCCGTGGGTTAAATGTGATAGGAAAGTGGCGCTGTGACTCTGTGTTACAGCCGCTTGGCCCAAGTGCCAAAAACCTGAATCTTATCCAatatgccccctccccccgccTTGTTATAGACAGGCTCAAAGTAAAAGGTGTATTACCAAGCCTGACTTCATAATTGATGTTGCAGAGAGATTCAAAAAATAATGTCTGGGGATTCAGCTGTGGAACACTCAACAGTCATGTCTCACAAGTTTCTGGAACCTTTATCCTTATGTACAAATGGACATACCTGGTCAAATATGGGGAATGCAAAATATGTTTAACGTATTCCAATGACATTACTACTGCAAATGTGTATCAGTCTCACCTAGGGAATGATACTGTTGGCCAACAATATAAGTGTGTGCTTCTGATGCATCCCTCTCTAGGATCTCAAGGTCTTGTATGGTTCTGTCCATTTCCATCTGGACACTTGTTTCATCTGACACTTCAACTTCTGCCACCTCTTCTTCATCCACAAATGATTCTCCTGCCAAACAGAGAGCCCGTGCTGCTGTGTGTGGGCTATCAGGGTCTTTCTGTGCAATACAGGTCTCTGGAGAGGTTTCGTCAATAAATAAGAAACCTGGGTTTAGTCTACTGGAACGCCTAACCGCATAAATAGAGCATTCCTGTTTGGGAGCAAATTTATTTGCCACTTGCTCTAGAGCAGTGTGCCCCGGTCTTCCAGAATCAGCTTCCATAAATCTGCCCTCTCTCCTGAGAGTCAGATATGGCTTTTGAGTTTTCTCCGATTCAGGTTTAATAACCCTTGCCAGCCCCCTCTCTGTTTTCCCTTGTAGCGTATGGCTACAAGAGGATTCAGAGAATGCTGCGTATACTGGCTGCGCCAACCTGTATGGCTTACTTACATCCCCACAAATATCCTTTGCTAGAAGTTCTTTCAGGATTGAGTGCCCAGATTTTGCCAACTTTGTATTTTTAAGTTTGTCCAAGGTAAGGCTGCTCCTTTTAGCTTTAGTGAAGTCCACTTTGTTTCCTTGGTTTGAACAAGAATTCGGGTGctgggaggagtcagcttttggtctcttaaggagactattacaatgctGGTGTTTCTCGTCACTTTGCTGTTTCTTGAGTGGAAGGCAGTAGGTGTGCATATAACGGATGAGGTCCACAACTGCGCGCTTCTCCTTTTCACAAGTGAACTGCGGATCAGGATTTTGTAAGGTGTATGGTGTGTTGCTCACAGATTCATCTTCACTTTGCCCTTCTTCATTTGAATCACTTTCTTCTTCTTTATTGCTGTCTTGGCTGCCATCATTGGCTGAAGACTGAGAGGCATGTTTGGCAGATACCAAATGCCTTTGTAGCTCAGTGCAGCTTCTGCCCTGTGCTAGAGGAATTCCATTCTGCTTTTCTACTGGAGTCTCCACCTGAAAAGCCAAGAAGACTGATTCATTGGGGATCAGATAAGACTGGAGGTCTGTAAACCATGCTCTGCTTTAGGCACAATTGGCTACACTGTCCAAAGAGTTCAGTAGTTCCCAAACTCGGTCTTTAAGGACCActaacaggtcacattttccaggtcgcACAGCAGGTGTACCAGCAacggtcacattttaaaaatccacaggtgacatggaaaacatgaacggtTATACCCCTCTGCCCCCAAGGAGcactatgtgctaagccttggagaaagataaagtggagagagaaagtaccagccaatcagttcctaaatttcatgttacaggctgtgttataaaaatgaacgttatggtaagaacttaccgttgataacgtgatttctcttatgtccacaggtatccacaggataacattgggatattgtcgagcgacagcgaaaatggcaccaacacggtcacgagctttctggcctcccaggatgcattggggcctccactatatagtcccgcccactgactcagtcagatcagttctttccacagcaattttaggcaggaacattaggtagagacctgtacaggcgataagaacacacatgcacacccttccatacaagaaggaagaggtttagtgattgtctagatcctcaaatcagatgcgtcagggtgggatccctgtggatacctgtggacataagagaaatcacgttatcaacggtaagttcttaccataacgttcatttctctggctgggtccacaggattatccacaggataacattgggattcccaaagccattttagtggtggggacgctcctgattgcacaggaggccctttcgcccgaagtctgcgtcatgagaggcaaaagtatccaaggcataatgtctaatgaatgtgtttatggaagaccatgtggctgccctacatatctgttctgctgaagcaccctgctgtgctgcccaagaaggacctaccttacgtgtagagtgtgcagagacattagccggaatagggagatctgcatgagaataagcttctgatattaccattcggagccatctcgccagcgtctgtttactagcaggccatcctcttctatggaatccgtagaggatgaagagggaatctgttttcctgatggcactagtacgatctatgtagatttttaaagcccggaccacgtccagcgacgcttctcccgcagatagtcccgatatctgaaaagcggggactacaatctcttcattcaggtgaaattttgataccacctttggaagatagctagatctcgttctgagaactgctctgtctggaaaaaacttaggaagggagacttacatgataatgctcccaaatctgacactcttctggctgacgccattgccagtaaaaaaagaactttaaccgttaaccacttaagatccgctctctcaagtggttcaaacaaaggaccctggagaaatttaagaactaaattcaaatcccagggagctgcaggaggaacaaatggaggttgaatatgtattactccttggaaaaacgtacgtacatcctgtaggtcagcaatcttctgctgaaaccatacagtcaatgctgagacttgcaccctcaaggaagcaaccttcaacaccttatccaatcctgcctgcaggaaatccaaaattttagctactttaaaggatctcggattgtaattttttccagaacaccaatgaatataggcttgccatattctatgatacacacgggccgaagaaggctttcttgctctaagcatggtttggattacttgctttgaaaatcctttagcctctaagatagaggtttcaacagccacgccgtcaaagacaggcgatccagatgactgtgacaacaaggaccctgtatTAACAGATCCggacgttgagggagcaatattggtgcttccacggacattctcaacagatctgtgtaccaatgccttcttggccaagctggagctattagaatgattgctccttttgcctgttttatctttctcactactctgggtaacagagatattggagggaacagatatgccagctgaaacctccattctactgacagtgcgtctaccaggaccgctcctgggtcccttgttcttgatccgtacctcggaactttgttgtttagacgagacgccataaggtctatctccggtagaccccatctgttcaccagtgtctgaaacacttctgggtgtagtgcccattcggtttcctgaatggtgtgccgactgagaaaatccgtttccctatttagtacacccgggacaaatactgctgacaatgccgggagatggagtttcgcccattttagaatgggagttacttcctccatcagactcttgctgtgagttcctccttgatgattgaggtatgctactgccgtcgcattgtctgagcggatctggactggtcttccttgtagattgtcctttgcctgaactagggccaagtaaatggctcttatttctaacagatttatcggcaggcgactttcccttgcagtccattttccctggaaccataggcttccgagtaccgccccccagccttgcaggctggcatctgtcgtcaggacttgccactcttttatccaaaagggtctccccttgtttaaatggtctgtctgtagccaccatgctagagacctttttacatttactggaatctttatcatctgcttttttatcgtttgatgatttccgttccatttggtcaaaatgagatactgcaacggtctggagtggaattgcgcatattccaccatgtcaacgttgataccatcagacccaacagtcgcattgctgcatggactgacattgtctgggcttgcaacgcttcctgagccatgacctgcaccttgactatttttttctctggtaagagaactctctgtaggtctgaatccaatatggctcccaaatgaaccatccgctgtgacggattcagggacgacttctcccaatttatgagccacccgtgtctctgtaaacaaactatcgtctgttggagatggctcaacagtaaatcttgcgactgtgctaagattaataggtcgtctaggtatgggaatattcttatcccttgcttgcgcagacaagctgccataaccaccatgatcttggtaaacaccctgggtgctgtagctagcccgaagggcagag
Encoded proteins:
- the PPARGC1B gene encoding peroxisome proliferator-activated receptor gamma coactivator 1-beta; amino-acid sequence: MADCSTLLDEDLESFVFSYLTDSPEPGAEPLSLDFPEIDLSQLDTSDFDTNSCFNELQWCNDQSENESSQYSTDDSELFQIIDSENEALLAALTQTLDDIQDDDISLSAFISSGDGDFYPAPALSPKPSHPAESPKSLETEDELSILKKLLLTPAQTPTGFDAHNDSSTQHQRTSKVRPHRQCLKVETPVEKQNGIPLAQGRSCTELQRHLVSAKHASQSSANDGSQDSNKEEESDSNEEGQSEDESVSNTPYTLQNPDPQFTCEKEKRAVVDLIRYMHTYCLPLKKQQSDEKHQHCNSLLKRPKADSSQHPNSCSNQGNKVDFTKAKRSSLTLDKLKNTKLAKSGHSILKELLAKDICGDVSKPYRLAQPVYAAFSESSCSHTLQGKTERGLARVIKPESEKTQKPYLTLRREGRFMEADSGRPGHTALEQVANKFAPKQECSIYAVRRSSRLNPGFLFIDETSPETCIAQKDPDSPHTAARALCLAGESFVDEEEVAEVEVSDETSVQMEMDRTIQDLEILERDASEAHTYIVGQQYHSLGNTGCPALSLQQTSSAFEKRNFEQGLTVELCGTAGLTPPTTPPYKPAEEDLYKPELSQNTVNKDSFIGSSFKVESPEEHLISKKLSKRQPERTELFAHLSRTESLPSNAPSQGIKRPFSRSFGDHDYCQVRKPEAVLQRKVLKSLDLPSYTEKRQKHPVAPVQQRKAEKKTIESIAHDNKVLKDHEIRESLTKHFGFPDNAMKEEVDDVTCINPEYDSVFEDSECSSPEDEVCLSPLRTKSCSRRSLISKVPGYPQSQTTARMISSPNSRRTYRFESNEQSLSQRQIQRKRQKAIDEGRVIYIRNLSNSVNDNELKRRFEVFGEITECRVLSRNRGEKYGFITYRCSEHAALSLKKGPSLRKRNEPSFNMSYGGLRHFFWTKYNDLDSNTEESSPTVMKSKYEAMDFDSLLKEAQRSLHR